In the Blastopirellula marina genome, one interval contains:
- a CDS encoding DUF4261 domain-containing protein has product HSSCVYLITKGGSEETAKKMMLAAAALLKCGGIAIKIESTGIAHPAKKWEEWSEKADLPTLFRAYVTYIGSGDLFYSCGMHNLGYPDCVVQAEIEPQTAAELIDAFLRYLLFDGPELEDGQTFSVKAEAPRYKIEHQKCTMFEPDHLFHNPYGVWKLAPAGKSVSREISTFMGRRTTQGTKKRAFHTLREFLFDSHL; this is encoded by the coding sequence AGCATAGCTCGTGCGTCTATCTGATCACTAAGGGGGGATCGGAAGAGACCGCCAAGAAGATGATGCTGGCCGCCGCCGCGCTGCTCAAATGCGGCGGGATCGCCATCAAGATCGAGTCGACCGGCATCGCCCATCCCGCCAAGAAGTGGGAGGAGTGGAGCGAGAAGGCCGATCTGCCTACGCTCTTTCGGGCCTACGTCACCTACATTGGATCAGGCGACCTCTTTTACTCGTGCGGCATGCACAACCTGGGATATCCCGATTGCGTCGTCCAGGCCGAGATCGAGCCGCAAACCGCCGCCGAGTTGATCGACGCGTTTCTCCGCTACCTGCTCTTCGACGGTCCAGAACTCGAAGATGGTCAGACCTTCAGCGTGAAAGCCGAAGCGCCGCGGTACAAAATCGAACATCAGAAGTGCACGATGTTTGAGCCGGATCACCTGTTCCACAATCCATACGGCGTGTGGAAGTTGGCCCCGGCAGGAAAGTCGGTTAGCCGCGAAATCTCTACCTTTATGGGCCGACGGACTACGCAAGGAACAAAAAAACGCGCTTTTCACACACTGCGGGAGTTTTTATTCGATAGCCATTTATAA